In Macrobrachium rosenbergii isolate ZJJX-2024 chromosome 4, ASM4041242v1, whole genome shotgun sequence, one genomic interval encodes:
- the LOC136831263 gene encoding uncharacterized protein, whose translation MTGLVSPLAPVLLVLLGACFCAAEVCHLTDPIQRQECSSVYMMHGAASQIRTSVLQQLCEAGHRHVLLKGASPSQYQTLPLTSPRRAEQFSVIYIHRDDFSDKVNWKSGDAPDIMCNDNWFIDEEVKLTNGYHWYTHGLPIWPMVNQTVVPKKQGLLSRKKKIDWPNYAIGTPFYLVPFEIYNSRDPNVAIQKRFQNDFAATALAHEQNVLVNQAGFQGKVTDLYRTLFLDQAGYARKDINADFESYANWLQPLVQASLQPMLESFLQSQTPKKGQAAICPDELYVYFHKIPCTASSTCLVLNEFQLILKLASCPDTSVVVGYGTQSEIVEEIIPTKTLRKSESAPSPQVDTGRGTGFQMRSLASSNKGGFQILGLMLVLLTCLQVLV comes from the exons ATGACGGGATTGGTGAGCCCCTTGGCCCCGGTGCTTCTCGTCCTCCTGGGGGCGTGCTTCTGCGCTGCGGAAGTCTGTCACCTCACTGATCCAATTCAGAGGCA GGAGTGTTCTTCGGTGTATATGATGCACGGCGCAGCATCTCAGATCCGCACCAGCGTCTTGCAGCAGCTGTGCGAAGCGGGCCATCGTCACGTATTATTAAAGGGAGCCTCCCCCTCCCAGTACCAGACTCTTCCTCTCACGTCTCCGCGG AGAGCAGAACAATTTAGTGTGATTTACATTCATCGCGATGACTTCAGTGATAAGGTTAACTGGAAATCTGGAGATGCACCAGACATCATGTGTAATGAtaactggtttattgatgaagaaGTCAAACTGACCAATGGCTATCATTGGTACACCCACGGCTTGCCCATCTGGCCCATGGTCAATCAGACGGTAGTCCCAAAGAAACAGGGACTCTTATCCCGCAAGAAAAAGATTGACTGGCCTAACTACGCCATTGGTACGCCCTTCTACTTAGTCCCTTTTGAAATCTACAACAGTCGAGATCCCAATGTGGCCATCCAGAAGAGGTTCCAGAATGATTTCGCCGCGACTGCTTTAGCTCACGAGCAGAATGTACTCGTCAATCAAGCGGGTTTCCAGGGAAAAGTCACTGACCTGTACCGCACGCTTTTCTTGGATCAGGCTGGTTACGCCCGCAAGGATATCAATGCAGACTTCGAGTCTTACGCCAACTGGCTTCAGCCACTAGTTCAAGCCTCCCTGCAACCGATGCTGGAGTCTTTCCTGCAGTCACAGACGCCCAAGAAGGGACAGGCAGCCATTTGTCCAGACGAGCTCTACGTCTACTTCCACAAAATCCCTTGCACTGCCTCCTCGACGTGTCTAGTGTTGAACGAGTTCCAGCTGATCCTCAAGTTAGCTAGCTGCCCCGACACTAGCGTGGTAGTTGGCTATGGAACCCAGAGCGAAATTGTAGAGGAAATTATACCGACAAAAACCCTCAGAAAGTCTGAAAGTGCTCCCAGTCCACAGGTCGATACAGGTAGGGGGACCGGGTTTCAGATGCGCAGTTTAGCTTCCTCAAACAAGGGCGGTTTCCAAATTTTAGGATTGATGTTGGTATTACTGACTTGTTTGCAGGTATTGGTCTGA